A DNA window from Legionella sp. MW5194 contains the following coding sequences:
- a CDS encoding amino acid permease — translation MANSKFIGGILLIVGTSIGGGMLALPVSTAEVGFTNSIFFLILCWLIMTVGALLILEVNLRLPAGSNMVSMAKSTLGLPGQIIAWITYLFLLYTLLAAYISGGSDVLGGILGRAHLTMPNWITALVFTGLFSLVVYAGIRAVDYVNRGLMFGKLGIYLLLVVIISPHVNVSTLSGGSIKAITGSLMILVTSFGFASIVPSLRDYFNDDVAALRKVILFGSLIPLTCYILWDAVIMGVIARDGADGLIALASNEHTTSGLTDSLSHAVHSQWITGFFGFFTSICMVTAFLGVSIGLFDFLADGLSLKKSGLQGKWTLALTFLPPLMVVLVNPGIYLHALAYAGVCCIILLLLMPAVMTWRARRVNPDGGIVLVPGGNLLLGSVVLVALFLLTLAI, via the coding sequence TTGGCAAACTCTAAATTCATCGGCGGCATTCTTCTTATTGTAGGTACTTCCATTGGTGGAGGAATGCTGGCCTTACCCGTTTCGACAGCGGAAGTTGGTTTTACCAATTCCATTTTTTTCCTGATTTTATGCTGGCTTATCATGACCGTCGGCGCGTTGTTGATCCTTGAAGTGAATCTGCGTTTACCCGCGGGCAGTAACATGGTTTCCATGGCAAAATCCACCCTGGGTCTACCCGGTCAGATTATCGCCTGGATTACTTATCTTTTCCTGCTTTACACCCTCTTGGCCGCTTATATTTCGGGTGGCAGCGATGTTCTTGGAGGTATTTTAGGGCGTGCTCATTTAACGATGCCAAACTGGATTACGGCCCTGGTATTTACCGGCTTGTTCAGTCTCGTGGTTTATGCGGGAATTCGGGCCGTCGATTATGTCAACCGTGGTTTAATGTTCGGTAAACTTGGCATTTACCTGTTGCTGGTTGTGATCATCAGTCCCCATGTCAACGTCAGCACTCTAAGCGGGGGCTCCATCAAGGCAATTACCGGCAGCCTGATGATCCTGGTCACCTCTTTTGGTTTCGCATCCATTGTACCCAGCCTTCGCGACTATTTTAATGACGACGTGGCTGCCTTGCGCAAAGTGATTCTGTTTGGCTCGTTGATTCCTCTGACCTGTTATATCCTCTGGGATGCGGTCATTATGGGCGTTATTGCACGTGATGGGGCAGATGGATTAATTGCCTTAGCCAGCAATGAACACACCACCAGCGGCCTCACAGACTCCTTAAGCCATGCGGTTCACAGTCAATGGATTACCGGCTTTTTTGGCTTTTTCACCTCCATTTGCATGGTGACTGCCTTTTTAGGCGTATCCATTGGTTTATTTGACTTTCTAGCCGATGGCTTGTCCCTTAAGAAATCAGGCTTGCAGGGTAAATGGACGTTGGCACTGACATTCCTCCCCCCCCTGATGGTCGTTCTGGTTAATCCTGGAATCTACCTGCATGCGCTGGCTTACGCCGGGGTTTGTTGCATCATCCTGCTGCTGCTGATGCCTGCCGTCATGACCTGGCGGGCTCGCCGCGTCAATCCCGATGGGGGTATTGTGCTGGTCCCGGGCGGTAATCTGTTACTGGGCAGCGTGGTGCTGGTCGCTCTTTTTCTTTTAACCCTGGCGATATAA
- a CDS encoding 2-oxo acid dehydrogenase subunit E2: MSELNEFLRTAWGSEQWILEGWNKITEEEKNLIRQRMDELFKDGLPFELKNHKLLYVFTFSLLAQLEVLAIQVPLKFQDKMSSEEHRQRMRVQFLDEIFHGLVFTKIVYMLSAPHAMPPAYNEHIEVLCNFIRNEDCPKVAVMLLNLIGEGWIEEIFYSLKKQGVAPRVFETIIDDEHRHVCEADLYKDIGLPDMDEVREKMAFLEEQLLTNIFLQYKYMFSVCSLLGVDGTIDFLQSLNQKHLQQLEKINLKPSDNWQFFMKVGEELFPRIREMSELHYAVEMTPIRKVFMTQWSDPSDPTMVGEFNLNISCIDFFNKKFPPETVTILMLQAVSLGLSETDSFRSFLNYRQLFQSKEAYMGLIVKLPDCGDHIGTIVFENCHRMAFQEIAVRVRNIMKMMVYCFKKREYLEKTYPHLSVKLEKMLYELATDGYDYPLPGNAVVSLSNIGFCGYVRTKSPLRCNEAMKFTLLEVDRKPVWNKETQAFEPQDILPVSISADHRIFDGNIPVPKMVQGYFNQMFAKFLEDLANPPTLIPDTQEAQLFKVMEELITRNVDLAYKTLLVLQTYWVDPLRVETLLSEELRQELESNPPESFYQ, translated from the coding sequence GTGAGTGAGCTTAATGAATTTCTCCGTACGGCCTGGGGTTCTGAGCAATGGATTCTGGAAGGCTGGAACAAAATCACGGAAGAGGAAAAAAATCTTATTCGCCAACGTATGGATGAACTGTTCAAAGACGGTCTGCCTTTTGAGTTGAAGAATCATAAGCTATTGTATGTTTTTACATTTTCCTTACTGGCTCAACTCGAAGTCCTTGCCATTCAGGTGCCTTTAAAATTTCAGGACAAAATGTCCTCTGAAGAACACCGGCAGCGCATGAGGGTACAATTCCTGGATGAAATTTTCCATGGCCTGGTGTTTACCAAAATTGTGTACATGCTTTCAGCCCCTCACGCAATGCCGCCAGCGTACAACGAACACATTGAAGTGTTGTGTAATTTTATTCGTAACGAAGACTGTCCTAAAGTAGCGGTGATGCTGCTTAATCTTATCGGCGAAGGCTGGATTGAAGAAATTTTTTATAGTCTTAAAAAACAGGGTGTCGCGCCGCGGGTGTTTGAGACTATCATTGACGATGAGCACCGCCATGTGTGTGAAGCCGATCTGTACAAAGACATTGGTTTGCCTGATATGGACGAAGTCCGTGAAAAAATGGCTTTTCTCGAAGAGCAGTTGCTGACTAATATTTTTCTGCAATACAAATACATGTTTTCTGTTTGTTCGTTGCTGGGTGTGGATGGCACCATTGATTTCCTGCAGTCGCTTAATCAGAAACACCTGCAGCAGCTTGAAAAAATCAATTTAAAGCCCAGCGACAACTGGCAATTTTTCATGAAAGTAGGCGAGGAGCTTTTTCCACGAATTCGTGAGATGTCAGAATTGCATTACGCGGTGGAGATGACCCCAATTCGAAAAGTCTTCATGACGCAATGGAGTGATCCCTCTGATCCCACCATGGTTGGTGAATTTAATCTCAACATCAGTTGCATCGATTTCTTTAATAAAAAATTTCCTCCTGAAACCGTAACCATTCTCATGCTGCAGGCTGTCAGCCTGGGATTAAGTGAAACGGATTCGTTTCGTTCCTTTTTAAATTACCGGCAATTGTTCCAAAGCAAAGAAGCCTACATGGGATTAATTGTTAAATTGCCTGATTGCGGCGATCACATTGGCACCATCGTTTTTGAAAATTGCCACCGCATGGCCTTTCAGGAAATTGCCGTACGAGTTCGCAACATCATGAAAATGATGGTGTATTGTTTTAAGAAGCGCGAATACCTGGAAAAAACATACCCTCACTTAAGCGTTAAGCTCGAAAAAATGCTCTATGAACTGGCAACTGATGGCTATGATTACCCCTTGCCAGGTAATGCGGTGGTGTCGTTAAGTAATATTGGATTTTGCGGCTACGTGCGTACCAAATCACCTCTGCGCTGCAATGAAGCCATGAAGTTTACGCTGCTGGAAGTCGATCGGAAGCCTGTATGGAATAAAGAAACACAGGCATTTGAGCCTCAGGATATTCTACCGGTATCCATCAGCGCCGATCATCGTATTTTTGATGGCAACATCCCGGTGCCAAAAATGGTGCAAGGTTATTTTAACCAGATGTTTGCCAAGTTCCTTGAGGATTTAGCCAATCCGCCAACGCTCATACCGGATACGCAGGAAGCGCAACTGTTTAAAGTGATGGAAGAATTAATTACAAGGAATGTGGATCTGGCTTATAAAACACTGCTGGTTCTGCAAACCTATTGGGTTGACCCGTTACGGGTTGAAACCCTGCTCAGTGAAGAATTAAGACAGGAATTGGAAAGTAACCCGCCTGAAAGCTTTTATCAATAA
- a CDS encoding Dam family site-specific DNA-(adenine-N6)-methyltransferase, with product MNKTKPFLKWAGNKFHCLEFILKSLPPGQRLIEPFAGSGAVFINSSYTSYLLAERNLDLITLYNHLREEGNDFIDYCEHYFIPLNNSPQQYYHLRQQFNQTLPSRERAALFLYLNRHGYNGLCRFNLKGFYNVPFGRYRKPYFPRQEMGLFHQRSQSVQFMHADFRETFAMAAKGDIVYCDPPYVPLSASASFSSYIDKRFSERDQIELAELAKASANKGVTVVISNHDTPFTRYHYRDSDIISFPVKRLISCKAHQRRPVQELVAVFR from the coding sequence ATGAATAAAACCAAACCCTTTTTAAAATGGGCAGGAAACAAATTCCACTGCCTGGAATTCATCTTGAAATCCCTCCCACCCGGTCAACGCCTGATAGAGCCTTTTGCCGGTTCCGGCGCGGTCTTTATCAATTCGAGTTATACTTCCTACCTTCTCGCGGAGCGCAATCTTGACTTAATTACGCTTTACAATCACTTACGAGAAGAAGGCAATGACTTTATTGATTATTGTGAGCACTACTTTATTCCTCTCAATAATTCGCCACAACAGTATTACCACCTGCGGCAACAATTTAATCAAACTCTGCCGTCGCGGGAACGCGCAGCCTTGTTCCTTTATTTAAATCGCCATGGGTATAATGGGTTATGCCGGTTTAATCTGAAAGGATTTTATAATGTGCCTTTTGGCCGTTACCGCAAGCCTTATTTTCCCAGACAGGAAATGGGGCTGTTCCATCAGCGCAGCCAGTCTGTGCAGTTTATGCACGCGGATTTTCGTGAGACCTTTGCTATGGCAGCAAAAGGGGACATCGTCTATTGCGATCCACCCTATGTTCCGCTGTCAGCCAGTGCCAGTTTTTCGTCTTACATTGACAAGCGATTCAGCGAGCGTGATCAAATTGAATTGGCCGAACTGGCCAAAGCCTCAGCAAACAAAGGCGTCACCGTGGTCATTTCTAACCATGATACGCCATTTACCCGTTACCACTACCGGGACAGCGACATCATTTCCTTTCCCGTCAAGCGTCTGATCAGTTGCAAAGCACATCAACGGCGACCGGTTCAAGAACTGGTCGCCGTGTTTCGATGA
- a CDS encoding MFS transporter, with product MQTLTIKSISKRQAILGSLICAVGAFFYCYEFVLRILPGALQSELSAAFGHISATTFGELSAFYYFAYSPMQLPVGMLMDRFGPRRLLTFACLCCTLGSWMFTITSSMLIAGSGRFLVGFGSSFAFVGVLSLALQWLPRRYFSLVAGLITTLGMLGLVYGEVKITDIAETMGWLHVLNLMVTIGGVLTLIIFLVVRDGPEGKPASQIPMPEFWQNVRFVLLSPQVWLVGFVGACLYTSLSVFGELWGKTYLEQAHHLSKIEAAHSISAMFLGWAVGAPLAGYFSDLTGRRVLFLVMGAILGLGCISLVLYYPGLSYFWLNVLLFLYGVFSATEIIVFIMGKENSGAKLSGTVFAAVNMIVTLGGVIFQPLVGKLLDTFGDSHLVNGEHVYTVVDYQVALSVLPISLLLVAIFAFFMKDATSTHH from the coding sequence ATGCAGACGCTAACCATTAAGTCAATCAGTAAAAGACAGGCTATCCTTGGTAGTCTGATTTGTGCAGTAGGCGCTTTTTTCTACTGCTACGAATTCGTCTTACGCATTCTTCCGGGGGCCTTACAGAGCGAATTGAGCGCTGCTTTTGGGCATATTTCAGCCACGACCTTTGGTGAATTATCCGCATTCTATTATTTTGCCTATTCACCCATGCAATTGCCAGTGGGGATGTTAATGGATCGCTTTGGTCCGAGGCGTCTTCTGACTTTTGCCTGCCTGTGCTGTACTCTGGGCTCCTGGATGTTTACCATCACTTCCTCCATGCTTATTGCCGGCAGTGGCCGCTTTTTAGTGGGCTTTGGTTCTTCCTTCGCGTTTGTCGGCGTTCTGTCTCTGGCCCTGCAGTGGCTGCCCCGGCGTTATTTTTCTCTGGTTGCAGGATTAATTACCACACTGGGTATGCTGGGTTTAGTCTACGGTGAAGTAAAAATCACCGACATTGCCGAGACCATGGGCTGGTTGCATGTGTTAAACCTGATGGTCACCATTGGCGGCGTGCTGACGTTAATTATTTTCCTAGTCGTCCGCGATGGCCCGGAAGGGAAACCCGCCAGTCAGATTCCCATGCCTGAATTTTGGCAAAATGTCCGTTTTGTGCTGTTGTCGCCGCAAGTCTGGCTTGTTGGTTTTGTAGGGGCCTGCCTGTATACCTCCCTTTCAGTTTTTGGTGAATTATGGGGCAAAACGTATCTGGAACAGGCACATCACTTAAGCAAAATTGAGGCGGCTCATTCGATTTCCGCGATGTTCCTTGGCTGGGCAGTCGGTGCACCTTTGGCCGGCTATTTCTCTGACTTAACCGGGCGCCGCGTGTTGTTCCTGGTGATGGGGGCGATTCTGGGATTGGGATGCATCAGTCTGGTGCTGTATTATCCAGGATTGTCCTATTTCTGGCTCAACGTGTTGTTGTTTCTTTACGGGGTGTTCAGCGCCACCGAAATTATCGTGTTCATCATGGGTAAAGAAAACAGCGGTGCCAAGTTATCCGGAACCGTCTTTGCTGCGGTGAACATGATTGTGACTTTAGGCGGTGTGATTTTTCAACCGTTGGTGGGTAAATTACTGGATACTTTTGGCGACAGCCATTTAGTCAACGGCGAACACGTCTACACGGTGGTTGATTATCAAGTTGCTCTCTCGGTGTTGCCCATTTCGTTACTGTTAGTGGCCATTTTTGCTTTTTTCATGAAAGATGCCACATCCACACACCACTAA
- a CDS encoding MFS transporter, translating into MNEKKYMVMAWLICGLGALYYSYEYLLRISPSVMEPALREHFNLSATGFGLLSAFYYYAYVPLQIPVGVLLDRYGPRVLLTLACMVCVVGTFIFCGTQLFWVAAVGRFLVGFGSAFAFVGVLKLATIWLPEDKLAMVSGMASALGTIGAMLGDNLLGYMVIKLGWRETVNYTAIFGIGLIFVLWFGIRDRHRNQRQSGTVENFRQSMTDLGIIARNRQIWINGMYGCLVYLPATVFAELWGIPYLKNAHGLSLEAADLANSLLFLGFTIGAPLFGLLSDKLKRRKLPMVIGAVGAAIVMMMVLYMPGLTEIGIDVLMFVLGLLYSAQCIVFAVGRELSPNEAAGTAIAMTNMIVMLGAMFLQPLVGRLLDFSLSVHTHAAGLDALSTDKLAQLYTASDYQFALSIIPLGIVLAAILTFFLDETHADANH; encoded by the coding sequence ATGAATGAAAAAAAATACATGGTCATGGCCTGGTTAATTTGTGGTCTTGGTGCTCTGTATTACAGCTATGAGTATTTATTAAGAATATCCCCCAGTGTGATGGAGCCTGCATTAAGGGAACATTTTAATCTGTCTGCAACCGGTTTCGGGTTGTTGTCTGCCTTTTATTATTACGCTTACGTTCCTCTGCAAATTCCCGTAGGTGTCCTGCTCGATCGCTACGGTCCCCGTGTGTTACTGACACTGGCCTGCATGGTTTGTGTCGTCGGTACGTTTATTTTCTGCGGCACGCAATTGTTCTGGGTAGCGGCAGTTGGCCGTTTTCTCGTGGGTTTTGGATCCGCATTCGCCTTCGTCGGTGTATTGAAACTAGCCACCATCTGGTTACCGGAAGACAAGCTGGCCATGGTGTCCGGTATGGCCTCCGCGCTGGGTACCATTGGTGCCATGCTTGGCGATAATTTATTGGGATACATGGTTATCAAGCTGGGCTGGCGTGAAACAGTAAACTACACGGCCATTTTTGGCATTGGTTTAATTTTTGTTCTTTGGTTCGGTATTCGCGACAGGCATCGCAACCAGCGTCAAAGCGGGACAGTAGAAAATTTCCGTCAAAGCATGACGGATTTAGGCATCATCGCCCGCAATAGACAAATCTGGATCAATGGCATGTATGGCTGCCTGGTTTATTTGCCGGCTACCGTGTTTGCTGAACTCTGGGGCATTCCCTATTTAAAAAATGCACACGGTTTATCGCTGGAAGCGGCTGATTTAGCCAATTCCCTGCTCTTCCTGGGTTTTACCATTGGCGCCCCCTTATTCGGGTTGCTCTCGGACAAATTAAAACGGCGTAAATTGCCGATGGTCATCGGTGCGGTGGGAGCGGCCATTGTTATGATGATGGTTCTTTACATGCCGGGATTGACAGAGATTGGTATTGACGTACTGATGTTTGTGTTAGGCCTGCTTTACAGCGCCCAATGCATCGTATTTGCCGTGGGCCGTGAGTTAAGCCCCAATGAAGCGGCAGGAACGGCCATTGCCATGACCAACATGATTGTCATGCTGGGCGCCATGTTCCTGCAACCCCTGGTGGGCCGCTTACTGGATTTCAGTTTGTCGGTGCATACGCACGCTGCCGGTTTGGATGCGCTCTCTACGGATAAACTGGCGCAACTGTATACGGCCAGCGATTATCAATTTGCCTTATCCATTATTCCTTTAGGGATTGTGCTGGCTGCCATATTAACTTTCTTTCTAGATGAAACTCATGCAGACGCTAACCATTAA
- a CDS encoding malic enzyme-like NAD(P)-binding protein, producing the protein MDKDELKQRALHYHEFPKAGKLAVNVTKPTNSQDDLSLAYTPGVAEPVLAIADNPNDVFRYTGKGNLVAVMTNGTAVLGLGNVGPLASKPVMEGKAVLFKRFADIDVFDIEIDADNPQAFISTAKRIAPTFGGINLEDIKAPECFEIEQALIEQLDIPVFHDDQHGTAIVVAAGLLNALDLKKKKLSEVRIVCIGAGAAGIASMRLLVALGADKENMLLLDSKGVIHTGREDLNSYKFAFARKTDRRTLADALVDADVFIGVAKPDLLNADLLKLMAPDPVIFALSNPDPEIRPEIAHRYRDDLIIATGRSDYPNQVNNVLCFPYIFRGALDVRATCINQSMQIAAVEAIRQLVLEPVPQVVKDNYPGVENWDFGPHYIIPKPIDPRLKDKVAQAVAKAAIASGVSRIERAPN; encoded by the coding sequence TTGGATAAAGATGAGTTAAAGCAACGCGCCCTGCATTACCATGAGTTTCCTAAAGCAGGGAAACTCGCTGTCAATGTAACCAAGCCTACGAATTCCCAGGATGATTTATCCTTAGCTTATACTCCGGGTGTTGCTGAACCCGTTCTTGCCATTGCTGACAACCCCAATGATGTGTTTCGATACACCGGCAAAGGAAACCTGGTGGCCGTGATGACCAATGGAACAGCGGTCTTGGGCCTTGGAAATGTCGGGCCCCTGGCCAGCAAACCGGTTATGGAAGGCAAGGCCGTGCTTTTTAAACGGTTTGCTGACATCGATGTTTTTGACATTGAAATCGATGCCGATAACCCCCAGGCTTTTATATCAACAGCCAAACGCATCGCCCCAACCTTTGGCGGCATTAATCTTGAAGACATTAAAGCACCGGAGTGCTTTGAGATAGAGCAGGCCTTGATTGAACAACTGGATATTCCTGTTTTTCATGACGATCAACACGGTACAGCCATCGTGGTCGCCGCCGGTTTGCTTAACGCGCTGGATTTAAAAAAGAAAAAACTCTCTGAGGTCCGCATTGTCTGCATTGGCGCCGGCGCGGCCGGTATTGCGTCCATGCGTTTGCTGGTTGCCTTGGGTGCTGACAAGGAAAACATGCTGTTGCTCGACAGCAAGGGCGTCATTCACACCGGCCGTGAAGATCTGAATTCGTATAAATTTGCTTTCGCACGTAAAACCGATCGTCGCACCCTGGCGGATGCGCTTGTGGACGCGGACGTGTTTATCGGTGTGGCCAAACCGGACTTGTTAAATGCAGATTTATTAAAATTAATGGCGCCTGATCCCGTCATTTTTGCCTTATCTAATCCTGATCCAGAAATCAGGCCGGAGATAGCTCACCGTTACCGGGATGATTTAATTATCGCCACAGGACGCAGTGACTACCCTAATCAGGTAAACAATGTCCTGTGTTTTCCATACATTTTCAGGGGGGCGCTGGATGTACGTGCCACGTGCATCAATCAATCAATGCAGATTGCTGCTGTTGAAGCCATCCGTCAATTGGTTCTCGAACCAGTACCTCAAGTCGTTAAGGACAATTATCCCGGTGTGGAAAACTGGGATTTTGGACCTCACTACATCATTCCCAAGCCAATTGATCCCCGCTTGAAAGACAAAGTAGCCCAGGCGGTCGCCAAAGCTGCCATAGCAAGCGGTGTTAGTCGGATTGAGCGCGCACCGAATTAA
- the rpmE gene encoding 50S ribosomal protein L31, with product MQASIHPEYKTIKVSCSCGHTFETGSTLAQDLAIEVCAECHPFYTGKQKLVDTGGRVQKFRDRYKKKD from the coding sequence ATGCAAGCTTCAATACACCCAGAATACAAAACAATTAAAGTCAGCTGCAGTTGCGGTCATACTTTTGAAACCGGTTCAACGTTAGCTCAGGATCTGGCTATCGAGGTTTGTGCTGAATGCCATCCTTTTTATACCGGTAAGCAAAAGCTGGTTGATACGGGCGGACGTGTTCAGAAATTCCGTGATCGTTATAAAAAGAAAGATTAA
- a CDS encoding carbonic anhydrase translates to MRIIKGISLAMLLSTSAFAASETAAPVAPVDESLPIAKVTTASKLLRITPRQALLRLKEGNQRFLSGNRQKRDYLAQAKMASYGQYPWAVVLNCMDSRSVPELFFDQGLADLFSLRVAGNVLNDDILGSMEFATKAVGSRLIVVLGHTSCGAVVGACKDVHLGHLDSVLDKISPLVAPTKKETQLDSCTDPALINAIAKNNALRVVQQIVQRSPIIKELIDQGQVGIVAGIHDIKTGQVTFFEEGRLLPDRKN, encoded by the coding sequence ATGAGAATAATAAAAGGAATTAGTCTGGCCATGCTGCTTTCAACGTCTGCCTTCGCAGCGAGTGAAACAGCCGCTCCTGTTGCTCCAGTGGATGAGTCACTGCCCATTGCCAAGGTCACTACGGCATCCAAGCTGTTGCGCATTACCCCCCGGCAGGCCTTGTTGCGTTTGAAAGAGGGGAATCAGCGTTTTTTAAGCGGCAATCGGCAGAAGCGTGATTACCTGGCCCAGGCCAAGATGGCTTCTTACGGGCAATACCCTTGGGCTGTGGTGCTGAACTGCATGGATTCACGCAGTGTACCTGAATTGTTTTTTGATCAGGGGCTGGCTGATTTGTTCAGTTTGCGTGTGGCTGGGAACGTGCTTAACGACGATATCTTAGGCAGCATGGAATTCGCTACCAAGGCCGTAGGCTCTCGCCTGATTGTTGTTCTGGGCCATACCTCCTGTGGCGCGGTAGTGGGTGCCTGCAAAGACGTTCATTTAGGTCATTTGGACAGCGTTTTGGATAAAATCAGTCCACTGGTTGCCCCGACCAAGAAGGAAACCCAGTTGGACAGCTGTACGGATCCAGCCTTGATTAACGCCATTGCTAAAAACAATGCATTACGGGTTGTTCAGCAAATTGTCCAGCGAAGTCCTATCATTAAAGAGTTAATCGATCAGGGACAAGTCGGCATTGTGGCGGGTATTCACGACATTAAAACCGGTCAGGTCACCTTCTTTGAAGAAGGACGCTTATTGCCTGATCGAAAAAATTGA
- the xth gene encoding exodeoxyribonuclease III: MLKLASWNVNSLKIRLEQVLTWLDATQTDVLALQETKLIDEQFPVQSFTERGFEVVYSGQKSYNGVAVISRHPMTEVARDIPGLDDPQRRILAVTVAGIRLINLYIPNGSMVNSEKYHYKLSWLTRVKGYIEEQLALHPKLAVVGDFNIAPEDRDVHDPAEWVGSVLVSPLERQAFFDMINLGLTDSFRLFEQEEKLFSWWDYRAAGFRRNRGLRIDHLLLSSELTACCLRSTIDKGPRKHERPSDHAPVMVELDI, translated from the coding sequence GTGCTTAAGTTAGCCAGTTGGAATGTCAATTCCTTAAAAATTCGTCTGGAACAGGTATTAACCTGGCTTGATGCCACACAAACGGATGTTTTAGCCTTACAGGAAACCAAACTCATTGATGAGCAATTTCCGGTCCAGAGCTTTACAGAACGTGGCTTTGAGGTCGTGTATTCCGGTCAGAAAAGCTACAATGGCGTGGCGGTCATCAGCCGTCACCCCATGACGGAGGTTGCCCGGGATATCCCTGGACTGGATGATCCGCAACGGCGTATTCTGGCGGTGACTGTCGCGGGGATACGCCTCATCAATCTGTACATTCCCAATGGTTCGATGGTGAATTCCGAAAAATACCATTATAAATTATCCTGGTTAACCCGGGTAAAGGGCTACATTGAAGAACAATTGGCTCTGCATCCCAAATTGGCGGTGGTGGGGGATTTTAATATTGCCCCTGAAGACAGGGATGTGCATGATCCGGCGGAGTGGGTGGGTTCTGTGCTGGTCAGTCCATTGGAGCGGCAAGCCTTTTTTGACATGATTAACCTCGGCTTGACCGACAGCTTTCGCTTATTTGAACAGGAAGAAAAGCTGTTCAGCTGGTGGGACTACCGCGCGGCCGGATTTCGACGCAATCGCGGGTTGCGTATTGATCACTTACTTTTAAGCAGTGAATTGACCGCTTGCTGTCTTCGCTCTACCATTGATAAAGGGCCGCGTAAACATGAACGACCTTCTGATCACGCGCCGGTGATGGTTGAACTTGACATCTGA
- a CDS encoding exodeoxyribonuclease III — MKVISFNANGIRAAARNGFYEWLLTQDADFVCLQETKSQVCQLLPEELYFPRDYYCDFYDAEKKGYSGVAIFSKHRPERVIKGMGFDYCDKEGRYIQFDYPKLSVISLYLPSGTSGDGRQEVKYDFLKRFAEHLLALKEKGKELIICGDYNIAHKKIDLKNWRSNQKNSGFLPDERAWMDQLFGAMGFVDAFRVRNQEEEQYTWWSYRSRAWEKNVGWRIDYQVITPGLTESVDSVYIHREGRWSDHAPLIIDYKGDWCLS, encoded by the coding sequence GTGAAAGTTATCAGTTTTAATGCCAATGGTATTCGCGCCGCAGCCAGAAATGGTTTCTATGAGTGGCTGCTGACACAGGATGCCGATTTTGTCTGCCTCCAGGAAACCAAGTCCCAGGTCTGTCAATTGCTGCCTGAGGAGTTGTACTTCCCCCGTGATTATTATTGTGATTTCTATGATGCTGAAAAAAAAGGCTACAGCGGCGTTGCCATTTTTTCCAAACACAGGCCAGAGCGCGTAATTAAAGGCATGGGTTTTGATTATTGCGACAAAGAAGGGCGTTACATTCAATTTGATTACCCCAAATTAAGTGTCATTTCCCTGTACCTGCCTTCAGGAACCAGCGGCGACGGACGTCAGGAGGTCAAGTACGATTTCCTCAAACGCTTTGCCGAGCACCTGCTTGCTCTTAAGGAAAAGGGTAAAGAATTGATTATTTGCGGCGATTACAACATTGCTCATAAAAAAATTGACTTGAAAAACTGGCGCAGCAACCAGAAAAATTCCGGATTTTTGCCGGACGAGCGGGCATGGATGGACCAATTGTTCGGTGCGATGGGCTTTGTCGATGCCTTCCGTGTCCGCAATCAGGAAGAAGAACAATACACCTGGTGGTCCTATCGCAGCCGTGCCTGGGAAAAAAATGTCGGGTGGAGAATCGATTACCAGGTCATTACCCCGGGTTTAACCGAGAGCGTGGATAGCGTGTACATTCATCGTGAAGGCCGCTGGTCGGATCATGCGCCGTTGATTATTGATTACAAGGGGGATTGGTGCTTAAGTTAG